The following proteins come from a genomic window of Streptomyces sp. GS7:
- a CDS encoding glycosyl hydrolase, whose product MVPQRHRRRFITCAAVAAAFGLATTQSFAASGESRPRPWNARHQADIGRQHIKAAHAGRGKSAAATPGGSEGDSDEAENSAEATAQFTEARTAPGVVAPGAYGAAWQQLQSMRHTPGDWDHVTKKAYNADDPRYRDVNSNSSGGFGKVTGRITGIAADDQGYVYAGGANGGVFRSKTGGGRWEPIADKLPSLSTGTLALDGKKRLWYATGESNTGATAFVGTGVYVLGDPRHGQFRPGNRVGGAELESTVIHALRFVGGTVWAATSRGVWSHSTTTLSGPWKLEFAPNPDYLPDGSKASDPSAPYKNIANDIAVDPKDPSKVLLAVGWRGGDTYNGLYAKQDGGWKPVSGLGDLPTGSADVGNMTFAAAADGSRLYAIDQSPAQTTANPDSGLKGVYVSKNGSPFGPWTQVADYTKLKASGSALQSAGYQPGIQSWYNQFLQVDPANADHVYLGLEEVFETKNGGTSWTTPGPYWNFPFPCWSIDPAKQTGDCSQTTHSDQHAVAIGSYHGKTWAYVGNDGGIYRRPLNGAVDSGGHAKDWQSLNDGTLDTLQYYSVGVGKDLAHGGVSVTGGLQDNGQSILRGRDKVMGSNFGGDGADTIADPANGCNIAAEYVYLDMWVTQNCGVNDGSWNTDPTKATEYEVAPPDKDLGGAGARFIAPITADTKDGNTWVAGGRHVWVQNKGFAIRSRTEWKNAYDLGDGHVATAVTSSGGTVYAGWCGPCDSKGFSRGIAVGNADGTGWHQLTLPVDGTLPNRYLSGFEVDPANARHVYVAVNGFSRKWTEGPGAGVGHVFESKNGGTDWTDISANLPDVPANTVKLLPNGGLALGTDLATFYRPAGATRWQVAGHDLPTAAVMQLRLGPDGKLYAATHGRGIWSLDVRRLVATRND is encoded by the coding sequence ATGGTGCCCCAACGGCATCGTCGGCGGTTCATCACCTGCGCCGCCGTAGCCGCCGCGTTCGGACTGGCGACCACCCAGTCGTTCGCGGCGTCAGGTGAGTCCAGACCCCGGCCCTGGAACGCGCGCCACCAGGCCGACATCGGTCGGCAGCACATCAAGGCGGCGCACGCCGGTCGGGGAAAGTCCGCTGCCGCCACCCCGGGCGGCTCGGAGGGCGACTCCGACGAGGCGGAGAACTCCGCCGAAGCCACTGCCCAGTTCACCGAGGCACGCACGGCCCCCGGTGTGGTCGCGCCGGGTGCCTACGGAGCCGCTTGGCAGCAGCTCCAGTCGATGCGCCACACGCCAGGCGACTGGGATCACGTCACCAAGAAGGCGTACAACGCCGACGACCCCCGCTACCGCGACGTGAACTCCAACTCCAGCGGCGGCTTCGGGAAGGTGACCGGTCGGATCACCGGGATCGCAGCCGACGACCAGGGGTATGTGTATGCGGGCGGCGCCAACGGCGGCGTCTTCCGGTCGAAGACCGGCGGCGGACGCTGGGAGCCGATCGCCGACAAACTCCCCTCGCTGTCCACGGGGACCCTGGCCCTGGACGGCAAGAAGCGCCTCTGGTACGCCACCGGCGAGTCGAACACGGGGGCAACCGCCTTCGTAGGTACCGGCGTCTACGTTCTGGGCGATCCGCGGCACGGGCAGTTCCGGCCCGGCAACCGGGTGGGCGGCGCCGAGCTGGAGAGCACCGTCATCCACGCGTTGCGGTTCGTGGGCGGCACGGTCTGGGCGGCGACCAGCCGCGGCGTGTGGTCGCACTCGACCACCACCCTGTCCGGTCCGTGGAAGCTGGAGTTCGCCCCCAACCCGGACTATCTGCCGGACGGTTCGAAGGCGTCCGACCCGAGCGCCCCGTACAAGAACATCGCCAATGACATCGCCGTCGACCCGAAGGACCCGTCCAAGGTCCTGCTCGCCGTCGGCTGGCGCGGCGGAGACACCTACAACGGGCTGTACGCCAAGCAGGACGGCGGCTGGAAGCCGGTCAGCGGGCTCGGCGACCTGCCGACCGGCAGTGCCGACGTCGGCAACATGACGTTCGCCGCCGCTGCCGACGGCTCGCGGCTGTACGCCATCGACCAGTCGCCGGCGCAGACCACCGCCAACCCGGACAGCGGCCTCAAGGGCGTGTACGTGTCGAAGAACGGCTCGCCGTTCGGGCCGTGGACGCAGGTCGCCGACTACACCAAGCTCAAGGCATCCGGGTCCGCGCTCCAGAGCGCGGGCTACCAGCCCGGCATCCAGTCCTGGTACAACCAGTTCCTCCAGGTCGACCCCGCCAATGCCGACCACGTGTACCTGGGCCTGGAAGAGGTCTTCGAGACCAAGAACGGCGGTACGAGCTGGACCACACCCGGCCCGTACTGGAACTTCCCCTTCCCCTGCTGGAGCATCGACCCGGCCAAGCAGACCGGCGACTGCTCGCAGACCACCCACTCCGATCAGCACGCGGTCGCGATCGGCAGCTACCACGGCAAGACCTGGGCGTACGTCGGCAACGACGGCGGCATCTACCGCCGTCCGCTCAACGGTGCGGTCGACTCGGGCGGCCACGCGAAGGACTGGCAGTCCCTCAACGACGGCACCCTCGACACCCTCCAGTACTACTCGGTGGGCGTCGGCAAGGACCTCGCCCACGGCGGCGTCTCCGTGACCGGCGGCCTCCAGGACAACGGCCAGTCGATCCTGCGCGGCCGGGACAAGGTCATGGGTTCCAACTTCGGCGGCGACGGCGCCGACACCATCGCCGACCCCGCCAACGGCTGCAACATCGCGGCGGAGTACGTCTACCTCGACATGTGGGTCACCCAGAACTGCGGTGTCAACGACGGCTCGTGGAACACGGACCCGACCAAGGCCACCGAGTACGAGGTCGCCCCGCCGGACAAGGACCTGGGCGGTGCCGGCGCCCGCTTCATCGCCCCGATCACCGCCGACACCAAGGACGGCAACACCTGGGTGGCCGGTGGCCGGCATGTATGGGTGCAGAACAAGGGCTTCGCGATCCGGTCCCGGACGGAGTGGAAGAACGCCTACGACCTCGGCGACGGCCACGTGGCCACCGCCGTGACGTCCTCGGGCGGCACCGTGTACGCCGGCTGGTGCGGCCCCTGCGACAGCAAGGGCTTCAGCCGGGGCATCGCGGTCGGCAACGCCGACGGCACCGGCTGGCACCAGCTCACCCTCCCGGTCGACGGCACCCTCCCCAACCGCTACCTCTCCGGCTTCGAGGTCGACCCGGCCAACGCCCGGCATGTGTATGTGGCCGTCAACGGCTTCTCCCGCAAGTGGACCGAAGGACCCGGCGCAGGCGTCGGCCACGTCTTCGAGTCGAAGAACGGCGGCACCGACTGGACGGACATCTCGGCGAACCTGCCCGACGTACCCGCCAACACGGTGAAGCTGCTCCCGAACGGCGGCCTCGCCCTCGGCACCGACCTGGCCACCTTCTACCGGCCCGCCGGTGCCACCCGGTGGCAGGTGGCAGGGCACGACCTCCCCACCGCGGCCGTGATGCAACTGCGACTCGGCCCGGACGGCAAGCTGTACGCCGCCACCCACGGTCGCGGCATATGGTCCCTCGACGTACGGCGCCTCGTGGCCACCCGTAACGACTGA